The proteins below are encoded in one region of Rhododendron vialii isolate Sample 1 chromosome 7a, ASM3025357v1:
- the LOC131333675 gene encoding SUPPRESSOR OF ABI3-5 isoform X3 has product MDPGRYGLQQGWENNSALEGYGAVHEPNFRAGGSYDDRRFIEERLPRDNLYPRNAFHRDTLERENYPPPPPAVGPWPRSRRRSYEEEYPLERDSRRHEKPYADSYNDLDSFHKADKYHEIDTFQEIDTFQEYDKSRDGYRRIDNYSDHVYDRPSRYGGRGRDDPAYEDYAYRSRVSHQNREDSHERDYDYGRHSYDSDYDRGSRRDSSWSRRESRDRDKISRERDRSPHRRHDRSRSRGHDDHPRSRSRSRSPRSRSRGRSYREDSYDDGRYERSEKRRDRDRTHEHYSVSPSATVVVKGLSQKTTEEDLYQILAEWGPLRHVRVIKERNSGISRGFAFIDFPSVGAARAMMDKIGDDGLVVDGRKLFFEYSSKPTGGAGGPSFGPDNAFKSGHANHRSVTVPSDWMCTICGCINFARRTSCFQCNEPRTDDAPPADMASSNPTPMGKKGEAGPTHVLVVRGLDENADEEMLRYEFSKHAPIKDLRLVRDKFTHVSRGFAFVHFHTVEDATKALEATNGTTLEKNGQILRVAYAKSILGPASGPSGSSQSSSLAAAAIEAAAFSQQYDAVGWAPKEYNADDTQSTGGQEQGSGVVAGPKDASAPQSGFVWDEASGYYYDATSGFYYDGNTGLYYDGNNGIWYSFDQQTQQYVPCSDQSDNKTSGKLTESSKPSDVSASRKVVISAPAATITSSSVKAVSSLPDAVQAAANAAIAAEKKEKEKLKEIRLASKSSILANKKKMSNVLTLWKQRSHEGQAPRVAIEENQPSVSAEDRSNSVAGVSTKSRYKMESASMKENVVTSSGFTPTTIAAQSVSLEAEVRPRPVSNSSGGTLMGVIRGSGRGVVKSDTSFSSSPAPYSLSPAPYTATNADAPPTATVTPFRTDASALGSPYVPPVAAGGGKRRFSEMPIQSASTTQKEQQAQTAYRDRAAERRSLYGSSSSIGDGASDIGLGDTRTRQGREWDDRAGASKSRGTQGRTWESAKEGGGSRVRGAGGRQLSDSYSEEGHCQVQRDVIIGLLEDSGAS; this is encoded by the exons ATGGATCCTGGTCGTTATGGTCTTCAGCAAGGATGGGAAAATAACAGC GCTTTGGAGGGGTATGGTGCAGTCCATGAGCCAAACTTCCG GGCTGGTGGTTCCTATGATGATAGGAGGTTTATTGAAGAAAGACTACCAAGGGATAACCTCTACCCCAGGAATGCCTTCCACCGGGATACATTGGAGAGGGAGAACtatccacctccacctcctgcTGTTGGTCCATGGCCTCGATCAAGAAGGAGAAGTTATGAAGAAGAATATCCACTTGAGAGGGACTCTAGACGACATGAGAAGCCATATGCTGATTCATATAATGATTTGGATTCTTTTCACAAAGCTGACAAGTATCACGAGATTGATACATTTCAGGAGATTGATACATTTCAGGAATATGACAAGTCTCGGGATGGTTATCGCAGGATTGACAACTACTCTGATCACGTCTATGACAGGCCTTCTAGATATGGGGGACGTGGGCGTGATGATCCGGCATATGAGGATTATGCATATAGATCTCGTGTTTCCCATCAAAACCGGGAAGATAGCCACGAGAGGGATTATGATTATGGAAGGCATAGTTATGATTCAGATTACGATAGAGGTAGTAGGAGAGATAGTAGTTGGAGTCGTCGTGAATCTCGTGATCGTGACAAGATAAGCCGTGAAAGAGATAGGAGTCCACATAGAAGACATGACCGTTCTAGGTCTAGGGGACATGACGATCACCCAAGGTCGAGGTCGAGATCAAGGTCTCCTCGGAGTCGAAGTCGCGGTCGGAGTTATCGAGAGGACAGCTACGACGATGGTCGATATGAGAGAAGTGAGAAGCGAAGAGATCGTGACCGTACGCATGAGCATTACTCTGTG TCTCCATCTGCCACTGTAGTTGTTAAGGGTCTCTCCCAAAAGACAACAGAGGAAGATTTGTACCAAATCCTT GCTGAATGGGGACCCCTTCGTCATGTCCGTGTGATCAAAGAACGCAATTCGGGCATCTCTCGTGGATTTGCTTTTATTGATTTTCCTTCAGTG GGAGCTGCGCGTGCGATGATGGATAAAATTGGAGACGACGGTCTTGTCGTTGATGGTAGGAAGCTTTTCTTTGAGTACAG TAGCAAGCCAACTGGAGGGGCAGGTGGACCGTCATTTGGGCCGGACAATGCATTTAAATCAGGTCATGCTAACCACAGAAGTGTCACAGTACCATCTGATTGGATGTGCACAATCTGTGGCTGCATCAATTTTGCAAGGCGAACATCCTGCTTTCAG TGTAACGAGCCACGAACAGATGATGCTCCACCAGCAGATATGGCATCATCAAATCCCACGCCAATGGGGAAGAAAGGGGAGGCAG GTCCTACCCATGTTTTGGTTGTCCGTGGATTGGATGAAAATGCTGATGAAGAAATGCTTCGTTATGAATTTTCTAAACATGCTCCAATTAAG GATCTTCGTCTGGTCAGAGACAAGTTCACTCATGTTTCAAGGGGATTTGCTTTTGTCCATTTTCATACG GTTGAGGACGCAACTAAAGCTCTTGAAGCAACAAATGGGACAACTCTGGAGAAGAATGGGCAGATTTTGCGAGTAGCATATGCAAAAAGCATTCTTGGACCAGCATCAGGGCCATCAGGATCATCTCAGTCGAGCAGTCTTGCTGCAGCTGCAATTGAGGCTGCAGCATTTTCTCAACAG TATGATGCAGTTGGATGGGCACCAAAAGAATATAATGCAGATGATACGCAGTCCACTGGTGGGCAGGAGCAGGGTAGTGGAGTGGTTGCAGGCCCAAAGGATGCTTCTGCTCCACAATCTGGCTTTGTGTGGGATGAAGCATCTGGCTACTATTATGATGCTACTTCTGGGTTCTACTATGATGGAAATACAG GTTTGTATTATGACGGTAACAACGGAATTTGGTATTCTTTCGATCAGCAAACTCAGCAGTATGTCCCTTGCTCTGACCAGAGCGACAACAAAACATCTGGAAAATTAACTGAATCTTCCAAGCCATCCGATGTTTCTGCCAGTAGGAAAGTGGTTATTTCTGCACCAGCTGCTACGATAACTTCATCAAGTGTCAAGGCTGTGTCGTCATTGCCAGATGCCGTTCAGGCCGCTGCCAATGCAGCTATAGCTgcggaaaagaaagagaaggagaagCTGAAAGAAATTAGGCTTGCTTCAAAGAGCAGTATTCTGGccaacaagaagaaaatgagtaATGTGTTAACGTTGTGGAAGCAGAGGAGCCACGAAGGGCAAGCACCACGTGTTGCAATTGAGGAAAATCAGCCATCTGTTTCAGCTGAAGACAGATCTAATTCTGTTGCTGGAGTTTCCACAAAGAGTAGGTACAAAATGGAATCTGCCAGTATGAAGGAGAATGTTGTAACCAGTTCTGGgtttactccaaccacaattGCTGCTCAGTCGGTTAGTTTGGAGGCTGAGGTTAGGCCAAGGCCTGTGAGTAACAGCTCAGGGGGTACTTTAATGGGGGTAATTAGAGGGTCCGGTAGGGGTGTGGTGAAATCAGATACTTCATTCTCTTCATCTCCCGCTCCATACTCTTTATCTCCCGCTCCTTACACAGCAACAAATGCAGATGCACCACCCACAGCAACTGTGACACCCTTTAGAACGGATGCATCTGCCTTGGGTTCTCCTTACGTTCCACCTGTAGCAGCTGGAGGTGGCAAGAGGAGGTTTTCTGAGATGCCAATTCAGTCAGCTTCTACTACTCAGAAGGAACAACAGGCTCAGACTGCCTATAGGGATCGTGCAGCGGAGAGGAGGAGCTTGTATGGTTCGTCATCATCAATTGGAGACGGCGCATCTGACATTGGCCTTGGGGATACAA